A DNA window from Nisaea sediminum contains the following coding sequences:
- a CDS encoding PAS domain-containing sensor histidine kinase, which yields MRYRPEIEDYFFEWRCDHRGALTHLSGNFRALTGLDPSKLIGRAPPGMIEAMRSAAGRNLPFRGLHVTFSDGGATRTILLNGGLADPARSGVGEFHGYGFCPDKAESETDEDEVDLSGCGIDRSTILDRAQKLGKIGYSIMEQRTGDVVFHGPMREILGIPDGRISLEEIRARLLPEDVAVYDAARQEAFETGRPVLAELRYGRDRTDCKHVRLQFEPVISSDGSVGSLFTVHQDITEHRSAEKALVRAQELGRMGHWRRYETGEEPYWSDTLLEIFGVKELRDRGELPQRFASRLIHPDDRPDYIALRDAAARAGQDYEAVVRVTRPDGKMVWVEIRGHPIVDSEGNLFGTLGTVQDVTTFKQLEQEILQRDQWFKRAQRLGGLGHWAFDPEERRIYFSEQSQITFGCPGSEYLTFREAIDRIHPDDHVVFERMREKVAKGEPGFEFELRVIRKGGSMAHLRISAEFDFADDGRLKRTFGVMSDVTRLVEAEAARRDAEAVMTDIFENADSGILVRDLSGRFIRVNTRAAIQLGLRMDDILGHTVDEVLAQSDRMESAKQLNDAALRVTATRGSVTYDYSFVPKAGGPSTQIRVVNFAISGRDGAILAIASMRYDITEFVQAQTALKGLNESLEQTIRTRTKELRESEERFRNIASASADWLWELDADLKMVWCSENFFEITERKAEEYLGKPLLSLVSDQERFVDQREAWDSFEEKVGSRSPVRGLEIERQYPSGNRTIRINAKPIWIDGVFAGYQGSTTDITELKQAQNRLIETERLASLGGLVAGISHEINTPVGASYTVVTKLTRSLLELSTAYETRSISQSLFARVMTELQEGLGIIQRGLERTSELISHFKQVAVDQTSHKRRSFELADLTRDIVATMEATISGRDIAIVASVPEGIELDSYPGPLGQVMINLIQNSVLHAFDQDVGISSRIDVTASLEDAGSLSLTVSDNGKGMSAKVVRRVFEPFFTTRFGSGGSGLGMHLVYSIVHTVLGGDVSVSSEPGKGTKVVISIPLVAPEVSEQETQADA from the coding sequence ATGCGATATCGACCTGAGATCGAGGACTATTTCTTCGAATGGCGGTGCGACCATCGTGGTGCCCTGACCCATCTTTCCGGCAACTTCCGGGCCCTGACCGGACTTGATCCATCGAAACTGATCGGTCGCGCGCCGCCCGGGATGATCGAGGCGATGCGGTCGGCGGCGGGCCGGAACTTACCGTTCCGAGGCCTGCATGTGACGTTCTCTGACGGCGGCGCGACCAGGACAATTCTTCTGAATGGCGGCCTTGCTGATCCTGCCCGTTCGGGAGTGGGCGAGTTTCACGGCTACGGGTTCTGTCCCGACAAGGCCGAGTCTGAGACGGACGAGGACGAGGTCGATCTTTCCGGCTGTGGGATCGACCGGTCGACGATTCTCGATCGTGCCCAGAAACTCGGCAAGATCGGCTATTCGATCATGGAGCAAAGGACGGGAGACGTCGTTTTCCACGGACCGATGCGGGAGATCCTGGGCATTCCGGATGGCCGTATCTCGCTCGAGGAGATCAGGGCTCGTCTCTTGCCGGAAGACGTTGCGGTTTACGACGCCGCGCGGCAGGAAGCCTTCGAGACGGGCCGGCCGGTGCTCGCCGAACTCCGCTATGGTAGGGACCGGACGGATTGCAAACATGTGCGTCTGCAGTTCGAGCCGGTTATCTCCAGCGACGGCTCGGTCGGATCGCTCTTCACCGTTCATCAGGACATCACCGAACACCGCTCGGCCGAGAAGGCCCTGGTGCGCGCACAGGAACTTGGGCGCATGGGCCATTGGCGGCGATATGAAACCGGCGAAGAACCCTATTGGTCCGACACGCTGCTTGAGATTTTTGGCGTTAAGGAGTTGCGCGATCGGGGTGAACTTCCTCAGAGATTTGCCTCTCGGCTCATACATCCAGACGATCGTCCGGATTACATCGCCTTGCGAGATGCGGCGGCGAGGGCCGGTCAGGACTATGAAGCGGTCGTTCGGGTAACCCGTCCCGATGGCAAGATGGTCTGGGTGGAGATCAGGGGGCACCCGATCGTCGACAGTGAAGGGAATTTGTTCGGAACGCTTGGCACGGTTCAAGACGTCACTACGTTCAAGCAGCTGGAACAGGAGATCCTGCAGAGAGATCAATGGTTCAAGCGTGCGCAGAGGCTCGGCGGCCTGGGTCACTGGGCTTTCGATCCCGAAGAAAGGCGGATCTATTTTTCGGAACAGTCGCAAATCACATTTGGCTGTCCCGGCAGCGAGTACCTGACCTTTCGGGAAGCGATTGATCGAATCCATCCGGACGATCACGTCGTTTTCGAGCGAATGCGCGAAAAAGTCGCGAAAGGCGAGCCAGGGTTTGAATTCGAACTCCGTGTGATACGGAAGGGCGGATCGATGGCTCATCTCCGGATATCCGCCGAATTTGACTTTGCAGATGACGGCCGCCTGAAACGCACCTTCGGTGTGATGTCGGACGTGACCCGGCTCGTCGAGGCCGAAGCGGCCCGCCGCGATGCCGAAGCCGTCATGACGGACATTTTCGAGAATGCGGACTCCGGAATTCTCGTTCGAGACCTGTCAGGCCGGTTCATCCGGGTCAATACTCGTGCGGCGATCCAGCTCGGTCTACGGATGGACGACATCCTCGGCCATACGGTCGACGAGGTGCTTGCCCAGAGCGATCGCATGGAATCCGCCAAGCAACTCAACGATGCGGCTCTGAGGGTGACCGCCACACGCGGCTCGGTCACCTACGATTATAGTTTCGTGCCGAAAGCGGGAGGGCCTTCGACACAAATCCGTGTGGTGAATTTCGCCATTTCAGGGCGTGACGGCGCGATCCTAGCCATTGCGAGCATGCGATACGACATCACCGAATTCGTTCAGGCCCAGACGGCTCTGAAAGGCCTCAACGAGAGCCTCGAACAAACCATCCGGACGCGTACCAAGGAGTTGCGCGAAAGCGAGGAGCGGTTCCGCAATATTGCGTCGGCATCGGCCGACTGGCTCTGGGAACTCGACGCGGATCTCAAGATGGTTTGGTGCTCGGAGAACTTCTTCGAGATAACCGAGCGCAAGGCCGAGGAGTACCTGGGCAAACCGCTCCTCTCCCTCGTCTCGGATCAGGAGCGCTTTGTCGACCAGCGCGAAGCCTGGGACTCGTTTGAGGAAAAGGTAGGGTCGCGCAGCCCGGTCCGCGGCCTCGAGATTGAGCGGCAATATCCGTCGGGAAACCGCACGATCCGCATCAATGCCAAGCCAATTTGGATAGACGGCGTCTTTGCCGGATACCAGGGCTCGACAACGGACATTACCGAACTGAAGCAAGCGCAGAACCGATTGATCGAAACGGAACGCCTCGCGTCGCTGGGCGGCCTTGTCGCGGGGATATCCCATGAAATCAATACGCCGGTCGGGGCCAGCTATACAGTTGTCACGAAACTGACGCGCTCGCTCCTCGAACTTAGCACGGCCTACGAGACGCGAAGTATCAGCCAGTCTCTGTTCGCGCGGGTCATGACGGAGCTGCAGGAAGGGCTCGGGATCATCCAGCGCGGGCTGGAGCGGACCTCCGAACTGATTTCTCATTTCAAGCAGGTCGCGGTCGACCAGACCAGCCATAAGCGCAGGTCGTTCGAGCTGGCCGACCTGACACGGGACATCGTGGCGACGATGGAGGCGACGATATCCGGGCGCGACATCGCGATCGTCGCGAGCGTGCCCGAGGGTATCGAACTTGATTCCTATCCCGGGCCTCTCGGGCAGGTAATGATCAACCTGATCCAGAACTCGGTCCTTCATGCCTTCGATCAGGACGTCGGGATCTCCTCCCGGATCGACGTCACGGCCTCTCTCGAAGACGCCGGCTCGCTGTCCCTCACCGTCTCTGACAACGGGAAAGGAATGTCCGCGAAAGTCGTGCGCCGGGTGTTTGAGCCGTTCTTCACCACGCGGTTCGGGAGCGGCGGGAGCGGGCTCGGCATGCATCTGGTCTATTCGATCGTGCACACCGTTCTCGGAGGCGACGTGTCGGTTTCCTCCGAGCCTGGGAAAGGCACGAAGGTGGTTATTTCGATACCGCTCGTCGCGCCCGAGGTCTCTGAACAAGAGACTCAAGCCGACGCTTAA
- a CDS encoding ABC transporter substrate-binding protein, which yields MYKKITALAALGALLAAPAMAADKVKIGFVTTITTPAGVIGQDMVDAVNLAMDDIGGKMGGLDVELIIEDDAFNPPVGKQKVDKLVKQDDVDFVAGFIWSHVLLASKKSALDAGKFLISSNAGPSQLAGDQCDKNFFSASWQNDQTPMAMGEVLNQNGVKSVYVMAPNYAAGKNMIAGVERTFKGKVVGRDLTKWGKDAQLDFSAELAKAKASGADALWVFYPGKAGGALIKQYEQAGLLGQLPLYTVFTVDSIALPKLQEGNLKGVMGSLNTQHWGPDLDNPQNKKFVEGFKKKYGRYPSFYAAQSYDTIFMIKSAVEAVNGNLDDMDGMRAAMKKADFPSTRGKFTFGNNHFPIQNFYLREVVTDADGVWTTKVVKTVLENHQDPYAGECKM from the coding sequence ATGTACAAAAAGATAACGGCCCTTGCGGCCCTGGGAGCGTTGCTGGCGGCGCCGGCGATGGCGGCCGACAAGGTCAAGATCGGGTTCGTCACCACCATCACCACGCCGGCAGGCGTGATCGGCCAGGACATGGTCGATGCGGTCAATCTCGCGATGGACGATATCGGCGGCAAGATGGGCGGTCTCGATGTCGAACTCATCATTGAGGACGATGCCTTCAATCCGCCGGTCGGCAAGCAGAAGGTCGACAAGCTGGTGAAGCAGGACGATGTCGATTTCGTCGCCGGCTTCATTTGGTCCCACGTCCTGCTGGCCTCGAAGAAGTCGGCGCTGGATGCGGGCAAGTTCCTGATCAGCTCGAATGCCGGTCCGTCGCAACTCGCCGGCGACCAGTGCGACAAGAACTTCTTCTCCGCCTCCTGGCAGAACGACCAGACGCCGATGGCGATGGGCGAGGTTCTGAACCAGAACGGCGTCAAGTCCGTCTACGTGATGGCGCCGAACTACGCCGCCGGCAAGAACATGATCGCCGGTGTCGAGCGGACCTTCAAAGGCAAGGTCGTCGGCCGGGATCTCACCAAGTGGGGCAAGGACGCTCAGCTCGATTTCTCCGCCGAACTCGCCAAGGCGAAGGCCTCGGGCGCCGATGCGCTCTGGGTGTTCTATCCGGGCAAGGCCGGCGGCGCACTGATCAAGCAGTACGAGCAGGCCGGCCTGCTCGGACAGCTGCCGCTCTATACGGTCTTCACCGTGGACTCGATCGCCCTGCCGAAACTGCAGGAAGGCAACCTGAAAGGCGTGATGGGCTCGCTCAATACCCAGCACTGGGGCCCGGATCTCGACAATCCGCAGAACAAGAAGTTCGTCGAGGGCTTCAAGAAGAAGTACGGCCGTTATCCGTCCTTCTACGCGGCTCAGTCCTACGACACGATCTTCATGATCAAGAGCGCGGTCGAAGCGGTGAACGGCAATCTGGACGACATGGACGGCATGCGGGCCGCGATGAAGAAGGCCGATTTCCCGTCGACCCGCGGCAAGTTCACCTTCGGGAACAACCATTTCCCGATCCAGAACTTCTATCTGCGTGAAGTCGTGACGGATGCGGACGGCGTCTGGACCACCAAGGTCGTCAAGACGGTCCTTGAGAACCATCAGGATCCGTATGCAGGTGAGTGCAAGATGTAA
- a CDS encoding branched-chain amino acid ABC transporter permease, which translates to MDWGLFTIQMLNGLQLGVLLFLLAAGLTLVFGIMDFVNLAHGSLYMMGAYFCATLTQLTDSFLLGVVLALPLTALLGWLVELIVVRALYTHDHLDHVLATFGLILCFDTAVDYIWGPTGMAIPLPDFLNGQVTLFGGLDFPVFRLVIIFSGLLVAALLYFMVAHTRLGMLIRAGASNRTMVMALGVDIGKLFALVFAVGAAFAGFAGMLIAPITEASIGMGNDIIIVAFVVIIIGGIGSIKGAFVAAMIVGLIDTMGRSFLDQLLKVFMTAQNAETSAPALSAMAIYILMAVVLAFRPQGLFPPKVR; encoded by the coding sequence GTGGACTGGGGACTATTCACGATACAGATGCTGAACGGGCTTCAGCTGGGGGTGCTGCTGTTTCTGCTTGCCGCCGGTCTGACCCTTGTCTTCGGCATCATGGACTTCGTCAATCTGGCGCACGGCTCGCTCTACATGATGGGCGCCTACTTCTGCGCCACGCTGACTCAACTGACGGATTCTTTCCTGCTCGGCGTGGTTCTGGCGCTGCCGCTCACGGCCTTGCTCGGCTGGCTGGTCGAGCTGATCGTGGTCCGGGCGCTCTATACCCATGACCATCTGGACCATGTCCTCGCGACCTTCGGGCTGATCCTCTGTTTCGATACCGCGGTCGACTACATCTGGGGCCCGACCGGGATGGCGATTCCGCTTCCGGATTTCCTCAACGGTCAGGTGACGCTGTTCGGCGGGTTGGACTTCCCCGTCTTCCGCCTGGTCATCATCTTTTCCGGGTTGCTCGTGGCCGCGCTGCTCTATTTCATGGTCGCACACACCCGCCTTGGCATGCTGATCCGGGCCGGTGCCTCGAACCGGACCATGGTGATGGCGCTCGGGGTCGATATCGGCAAGCTCTTCGCGCTGGTCTTTGCCGTCGGGGCGGCGTTCGCCGGGTTCGCCGGCATGCTGATCGCGCCGATCACCGAAGCCAGCATCGGCATGGGTAACGACATCATCATCGTCGCCTTCGTCGTGATCATCATCGGCGGCATCGGTTCCATCAAGGGCGCCTTCGTGGCCGCCATGATCGTCGGCCTGATCGACACGATGGGCCGCTCCTTCCTCGACCAGCTGCTGAAAGTCTTCATGACGGCGCAGAACGCGGAAACCTCCGCGCCCGCGCTCTCGGCCATGGCGATCTACATCCTGATGGCTGTTGTCCTTGCTTTCCGGCCCCAGGGCCTGTTCCCACCAAAGGTGCGCTGA
- a CDS encoding branched-chain amino acid ABC transporter permease, with product MTSLFRTGLPAYAMVAGLLFLAGLPVLAVWADNIFLIDLYLRLMILAIAAVSLNLILGYGGMVSFGHAAYLVIGAYAVGIPAYYGIYDGFLQFAIAILASAAIALVTGAIALRTKGVYFIMITMAFAQMVFFTFVSIEEYGGDDGLVIDARSEFAGLLDINDNFTLYYFVLASLILALGLVHRIVHSRFGMVISGSKGNDRRMQAIGFPTYRYRLASYVISGAICGYAGALLGNFTNFITPEMGDWVRSGELIFMVVLGGAGSLFGPVLGTAVFVLLEEYLSRLTQYWHFPFGAMLILVVIFTRGGINGMFRWLGERIGMGARS from the coding sequence ATGACCTCTCTGTTTCGCACCGGGCTTCCCGCCTATGCCATGGTTGCCGGGCTGCTGTTTCTGGCCGGGCTCCCCGTTCTTGCCGTGTGGGCCGACAACATCTTCCTGATCGACCTTTACCTGCGGCTGATGATTCTCGCGATCGCCGCGGTCAGCCTGAACCTGATCCTCGGTTATGGCGGTATGGTCAGCTTTGGGCACGCGGCCTATCTCGTGATCGGCGCCTATGCCGTCGGCATTCCGGCCTATTACGGGATCTATGACGGTTTCCTGCAGTTCGCCATCGCGATCCTTGCCTCGGCGGCGATCGCCCTCGTCACGGGTGCGATAGCGCTCAGGACCAAGGGCGTCTATTTCATCATGATCACCATGGCCTTCGCGCAGATGGTGTTCTTCACCTTCGTCTCGATCGAGGAATATGGCGGTGACGACGGGCTGGTCATCGACGCGCGCAGCGAGTTCGCCGGCCTCCTCGATATCAACGACAACTTCACGCTCTACTACTTCGTGCTCGCCTCGCTCATCCTGGCGCTCGGCCTCGTGCACCGGATCGTGCATTCGCGCTTCGGCATGGTGATCTCGGGCTCCAAGGGCAATGACCGCAGGATGCAGGCGATCGGATTTCCGACCTACCGCTATCGTCTCGCCAGCTATGTAATCTCCGGCGCCATCTGTGGCTATGCGGGGGCGCTGCTCGGCAATTTCACGAACTTCATCACGCCGGAAATGGGTGACTGGGTGCGCTCGGGTGAGCTCATCTTCATGGTCGTGCTCGGGGGCGCCGGCAGTCTTTTCGGGCCGGTGCTCGGCACCGCGGTTTTCGTCCTGCTGGAAGAATATCTCTCGCGCCTCACCCAGTATTGGCACTTTCCCTTCGGCGCGATGCTGATCCTCGTCGTGATCTTCACCCGCGGCGGCATCAACGGGATGTTCCGCTGGCTCGGCGAGCGGATCGGAATGGGAGCGCGGTCATGA
- a CDS encoding ABC transporter ATP-binding protein: MSGAFLEVRNLYKNYGGIAATDHVDLDVRESELHAIIGPNGAGKTTLISQLSGEVPPDGGRIRFAGRDITSAPAYRRSLLGLARSFQITSLMLDMTVLENVALAVQAHAGHSFRFWKPARSERELVEPALAALRSVGLADRAHDVARAMSHGEHRQLEIAMALATRPTLMLLDEPMAGMGVEESQRMVEILRSLKGEKTMLLIEHDMDAVFTLADRISVLVYGRVIATGTPEQIRNDEAVRQAYLGDEVA, encoded by the coding sequence ATGAGCGGCGCCTTCCTTGAGGTCCGGAACCTCTACAAGAATTATGGCGGCATAGCCGCGACCGATCATGTCGACCTGGACGTCAGGGAGTCCGAACTCCACGCGATCATCGGGCCGAACGGCGCCGGCAAGACGACGCTGATCTCGCAGCTCTCCGGCGAGGTGCCGCCGGACGGCGGCAGGATCCGTTTCGCGGGCAGGGACATCACCTCGGCCCCGGCCTACAGGCGCTCTCTGCTCGGTCTTGCGCGCTCCTTCCAGATCACCAGCCTGATGCTGGACATGACGGTGCTGGAGAATGTCGCGCTCGCGGTGCAGGCCCATGCGGGGCATTCCTTCCGCTTCTGGAAACCCGCCCGCTCCGAGCGCGAACTGGTGGAGCCGGCCTTGGCGGCGTTGAGATCCGTCGGCCTTGCCGACCGGGCGCACGATGTCGCGCGGGCGATGTCCCATGGTGAGCACCGGCAGCTGGAGATCGCCATGGCGCTCGCGACCCGGCCGACCCTGATGCTGCTGGACGAGCCGATGGCCGGAATGGGCGTCGAGGAGAGCCAGCGCATGGTGGAAATCCTCCGCAGCCTGAAGGGCGAAAAGACGATGCTGCTGATCGAGCATGACATGGACGCTGTTTTCACCCTGGCGGATCGGATCTCGGTGCTGGTCTACGGGCGCGTGATCGCCACGGGGACGCCGGAGCAAATTCGCAATGACGAGGCCGTGCGTCAGGCCTATCTCGGCGACGAGGTGGCGTGA
- a CDS encoding ABC transporter ATP-binding protein → MLRVETIETFYGASQALFGMSLEVGANEVVTLMGRNGMGKTTTVNSIMGIVRPASGRITFEDDEITDAPAHRIARHGLGLVPEGRQVFPNLSVRENLVATAANRFGARDPWTVERVLAMFPELEARITSMANLLSGGEQQMLAIGRALMTNPKLLILDEATEGLAPLIRKEIWHCLERLKQQGQAILVIDKNIDDLKRIADRHYIVEKGQVVWSGSSAELETNAELVQEKLGV, encoded by the coding sequence ATGCTGAGAGTCGAAACAATCGAGACCTTCTACGGCGCCAGTCAGGCCCTTTTCGGCATGAGCCTCGAGGTCGGCGCCAACGAGGTGGTGACGCTCATGGGCCGCAACGGCATGGGCAAGACCACGACGGTCAATTCGATCATGGGCATCGTCCGCCCGGCGTCCGGCCGCATCACCTTCGAGGATGACGAGATCACCGACGCACCGGCGCACCGCATCGCCCGGCACGGGCTCGGCCTCGTGCCGGAAGGGCGGCAGGTGTTCCCGAACCTTTCGGTGCGCGAGAACCTCGTGGCCACGGCCGCGAACCGCTTCGGCGCGCGCGATCCCTGGACGGTCGAGCGGGTACTCGCCATGTTCCCGGAGCTGGAGGCGCGCATCACCTCGATGGCGAACCTGCTGTCCGGCGGCGAACAGCAGATGCTGGCGATCGGCCGCGCGCTGATGACCAATCCGAAGCTCCTGATCCTCGACGAGGCGACCGAAGGGCTGGCGCCGCTGATCCGCAAAGAAATCTGGCATTGCCTGGAGCGTCTGAAGCAGCAAGGCCAGGCGATCCTCGTGATCGACAAGAATATCGACGACCTGAAACGCATCGCCGACCGGCATTACATCGTTGAAAAGGGCCAGGTCGTCTGGTCGGGATCGAGTGCGGAGCTCGAGACCAATGCCGAGCTGGTACAGGAAAAGCTCGGGGTCTGA
- the hemA gene encoding 5-aminolevulinate synthase, with translation MNLFDICQDKLNRIKAEDRYRVFADLEKQADKYPYYKHYRDGRVEQVLVWCSNDYLAMGGSDVLVNAVHEAVDQTGVGAGGTRNISGTSHYHVELEAELADWHRKEAALLFTSGYIANEASLSTLLSAAPNMDVFSDQKNHASMIQGIRKGTARRHIFRHNDLEHLRELLEAADPESHKMVAFESVYSMDGDIGRIEEICDLAHAFNAITYLDEVHAVGMYGPRGAGIAERDGVLDKVDLIEGTLGKAVGVHGGYLAGPAHVLDYIRSVAPGFIFTTSLPPITAAAAAASIRHLKVSGQERAMQQRQAARLKQAFADAGLPVMPSESHIVPLLVGDPAKARDFSNRLLYDHNIYVTAINYPTVDKGTERLRFTPTPKHTDAMIEELVDILVPMFAEAGIRKRA, from the coding sequence GTGAACCTCTTTGACATCTGCCAGGACAAGCTGAACCGGATCAAGGCAGAGGACCGCTATCGCGTGTTCGCAGATCTGGAAAAGCAGGCGGACAAGTATCCGTACTACAAGCACTACCGCGACGGCCGCGTAGAGCAGGTCCTCGTCTGGTGCTCGAACGACTATCTGGCGATGGGCGGCAGCGACGTGCTGGTGAACGCGGTGCACGAGGCGGTCGACCAGACCGGCGTCGGCGCGGGCGGTACGCGGAACATTTCCGGTACCAGCCATTATCATGTCGAGCTCGAGGCGGAGCTCGCGGACTGGCACCGGAAGGAAGCCGCCCTCCTCTTCACCTCGGGCTACATCGCCAACGAGGCGAGCCTTTCGACCCTGCTCAGCGCCGCGCCCAACATGGACGTCTTCTCCGACCAGAAGAACCATGCCTCGATGATCCAGGGCATCCGCAAGGGCACGGCACGCAGGCACATCTTCCGTCATAACGACCTGGAGCATCTGCGCGAGCTGCTGGAAGCGGCCGATCCCGAAAGTCACAAGATGGTCGCCTTCGAGAGCGTCTATTCGATGGACGGCGATATCGGCAGGATCGAGGAGATTTGCGATCTGGCGCACGCGTTCAATGCCATCACCTATCTCGACGAGGTGCATGCGGTCGGCATGTACGGTCCGCGCGGCGCCGGAATCGCGGAGCGGGACGGCGTGCTCGACAAGGTCGACCTGATCGAAGGCACGCTCGGCAAGGCGGTCGGCGTGCATGGCGGCTATCTCGCCGGCCCGGCGCATGTGCTGGACTATATCCGCAGCGTCGCCCCGGGCTTCATCTTCACCACCTCCCTGCCCCCGATCACCGCGGCCGCCGCCGCGGCCAGCATCCGGCACCTAAAGGTGAGCGGGCAGGAACGGGCGATGCAGCAGCGTCAGGCAGCCCGGCTGAAGCAGGCCTTCGCCGATGCCGGCCTGCCGGTCATGCCATCCGAAAGCCATATCGTGCCGCTGCTGGTCGGCGACCCGGCCAAAGCGCGGGATTTCTCCAACCGGCTGCTCTATGACCACAACATCTACGTGACCGCGATCAACTATCCGACCGTCGACAAGGGGACCGAGCGCCTGCGCTTCACCCCGACGCCGAAGCACACGGACGCGATGATCGAGGAACTGGTGGATATCCTGGTGCCGATGTTCGCGGAAGCGGGAATCAGGAAGCGGGCCTAG
- the leuA gene encoding 2-isopropylmalate synthase, producing MNQMHIEKYQAYPQVNLPDRTWPSKVIDHAPAWCSVDLRDGNQALVDPMDSARKHRMFKTLVEMGFKEIEVGFPSASDTDFNFVREIIEGGLIPDDVTIQVLTQAREHLIERTIESLMGAKSVIVHLYNSTSELQRRVVFQQDREGVKQIAVEGAKMVKDRLARLEEAGTKVRLQYSPESFTGTELDYALEVCEAVMDVWQPTPENPVIINLPSTVEMSTPNIYADQIEWMHRHFTRRDSIILSVHPHNDRGTGVAATELAVMAGADRVEGTLFGNGERTGNVDIVTLGLNLFTQGVDPELDFSNINELMEVAEYCNQLPIHPRHPYAGELVHTAFSGSHQDAINKGMQAIRKSNDPHWEVPYLPIDPQDIGRDYEAIIRVNSQSGKGGVAYLLETDHKIKMPKPAQADFSQVVQKIADATGKEINSETIWSTFMAEYIDQPEGVFKLVSFSSSPIEGSNEREHITAVVTHNGERRTIEADGNGPISAFVNAMRREFGLNFRLKDYTEHTRSVGSRAEAAAYIELTVPDDKGRSVFGVGIDTSITMAPIRAVMSAVNRI from the coding sequence ATGAACCAGATGCATATCGAAAAATATCAGGCCTATCCGCAGGTCAATCTGCCGGACCGTACCTGGCCGTCGAAAGTGATCGACCATGCGCCGGCATGGTGCAGCGTCGACCTGCGCGACGGCAACCAGGCGCTGGTCGACCCGATGGACAGCGCGCGCAAGCACCGCATGTTCAAGACCCTGGTCGAGATGGGCTTCAAGGAGATCGAGGTCGGCTTTCCGAGCGCCTCGGATACCGATTTCAATTTCGTCCGCGAGATCATCGAGGGCGGCCTGATCCCCGATGACGTGACGATCCAGGTCCTGACCCAGGCGCGCGAACACCTGATCGAGCGCACGATCGAGAGCCTGATGGGCGCCAAGAGCGTCATCGTCCATCTTTACAACTCGACCTCCGAACTGCAGCGCCGCGTCGTCTTCCAGCAGGACCGCGAAGGCGTGAAGCAGATCGCGGTCGAGGGTGCGAAGATGGTCAAGGACCGTCTCGCCCGGCTGGAAGAGGCCGGCACCAAGGTGCGCCTGCAATATTCCCCGGAAAGCTTCACCGGCACCGAGCTGGATTATGCGCTGGAGGTCTGCGAGGCGGTGATGGATGTCTGGCAGCCGACGCCGGAAAATCCTGTCATCATCAACCTGCCCTCGACGGTCGAGATGTCGACGCCGAACATCTATGCGGACCAGATCGAGTGGATGCACCGGCACTTCACCCGCCGGGATTCGATCATCCTCTCCGTCCATCCGCACAACGACCGGGGCACTGGCGTCGCGGCGACGGAACTGGCCGTCATGGCCGGTGCCGACCGGGTGGAAGGCACCCTGTTCGGCAACGGTGAGCGGACCGGCAACGTCGATATCGTCACCCTCGGCCTGAACCTCTTCACCCAGGGTGTCGATCCGGAGCTGGATTTCTCCAACATCAACGAGCTGATGGAAGTGGCGGAATACTGCAACCAGCTGCCGATCCATCCGCGCCATCCCTATGCGGGCGAACTGGTGCACACGGCCTTCTCAGGCTCGCACCAGGATGCGATCAACAAGGGGATGCAGGCGATCCGCAAGAGCAACGATCCGCATTGGGAAGTGCCCTACCTGCCGATCGACCCGCAGGATATCGGCCGTGATTACGAAGCGATCATTCGTGTGAACAGTCAGTCCGGGAAGGGCGGTGTCGCCTATCTGCTCGAGACCGACCACAAGATCAAGATGCCGAAACCGGCGCAGGCCGATTTCAGCCAGGTGGTGCAGAAGATCGCCGACGCCACCGGCAAGGAGATCAACAGCGAGACGATTTGGAGCACCTTCATGGCCGAGTATATCGACCAGCCGGAGGGCGTCTTCAAACTGGTCTCCTTCTCCTCCAGCCCGATCGAGGGCTCGAACGAGCGCGAGCACATCACGGCGGTGGTCACACATAACGGCGAGCGGCGCACGATCGAGGCGGACGGCAACGGTCCGATCTCGGCCTTCGTGAACGCGATGCGCCGCGAGTTCGGTCTCAACTTCCGGCTCAAGGACTATACCGAGCACACCCGCTCGGTCGGCTCCCGTGCCGAGGCGGCGGCCTACATCGAGCTGACCGTGCCGGACGACAAGGGCCGCAGCGTCTTCGGGGTCGGGATCGATACCTCGATCACCATGGCGCCGATCCGTGCCGTGATGAGCGCCGTCAACCGGATCTGA